In Janthinobacterium sp. J1-1, a single genomic region encodes these proteins:
- a CDS encoding terminase large subunit domain-containing protein has translation MIQLDLNIPQAAFLNLPHKYKAYVAGFGSGKTFVGCVGICMHFWQWPGISQGYFAPTYPQIRDIFYPTMEEVAYAMGLRIKVKQGDHEVEVYEGRLYRGTVICRSMEKPETIVGFKIGHALIDELDVMPMLKAQTAWRKIIARMRYNVPGLLNGIDVTTTPEGFKFVYQQFVKAVRDKPELATLYGLIQASTFDNELNLPADYIPSLLASYPPALIDAYLRGKFTNLTSGSVYPDFDRLKNRTTQIILPGEPLQVGLDFNVLNMTACINVVREGQPMTLAERVKVRDTPAMARILKEDFKDKGHQVKIFPDASGQNTSSKNASESDLSILRQAGFLLEVNHSNPAVKDRVNAYNGMILNAQGERRWKINTDQCPTTTEALEQQVWGADGQPDKKSGHDHPNDANGYFIVKRYPIVKSTTTTAPLRM, from the coding sequence ATGATCCAGCTTGACCTGAATATCCCGCAGGCTGCCTTCCTGAACCTGCCCCATAAGTACAAGGCCTATGTTGCGGGTTTCGGCTCCGGCAAAACCTTCGTGGGCTGCGTCGGTATCTGCATGCATTTCTGGCAGTGGCCAGGCATCAGCCAAGGTTACTTCGCGCCGACCTATCCGCAGATCCGCGACATCTTCTATCCCACGATGGAGGAGGTGGCCTATGCGATGGGCTTGCGCATCAAGGTGAAGCAGGGAGATCACGAGGTCGAGGTGTACGAGGGGCGGCTATATCGCGGCACGGTCATCTGCCGCTCTATGGAAAAGCCTGAAACCATCGTCGGCTTCAAGATCGGCCACGCGCTGATAGATGAGCTGGACGTGATGCCGATGCTCAAGGCGCAAACGGCCTGGCGCAAGATCATCGCGCGGATGCGCTACAACGTGCCGGGCCTGCTCAACGGCATTGACGTGACGACCACGCCGGAGGGCTTCAAGTTCGTCTACCAGCAGTTCGTGAAGGCGGTTCGCGACAAACCCGAGCTGGCGACGCTGTATGGCCTGATCCAGGCCAGCACGTTCGACAACGAGCTCAACCTGCCAGCCGACTACATCCCGTCGCTGCTGGCCAGCTACCCGCCAGCGCTGATCGATGCCTACTTGCGCGGCAAGTTCACGAACCTGACCAGCGGCTCGGTCTATCCGGACTTTGACCGCCTCAAGAACCGCACGACGCAGATCATCCTGCCTGGCGAGCCGCTGCAGGTGGGACTCGACTTCAACGTGCTGAACATGACGGCCTGCATCAACGTGGTCCGCGAGGGCCAGCCGATGACACTGGCCGAGCGCGTAAAAGTGCGTGATACGCCGGCCATGGCCAGGATCCTGAAGGAGGACTTCAAGGACAAAGGCCACCAGGTGAAGATTTTCCCGGATGCGTCCGGCCAGAACACCAGCAGCAAGAACGCGAGCGAGTCCGACCTGTCCATTTTGCGCCAGGCGGGCTTCCTGCTCGAAGTGAACCACTCAAACCCTGCGGTCAAGGACCGGGTCAACGCCTATAACGGCATGATCCTGAACGCCCAGGGCGAGCGCCGCTGGAAGATCAACACCGACCAATGCCCGACCACCACCGAGGCGCTGGAGCAGCAGGTATGGGGCGCCGACGGCCAGCCGGACAAGAAGTCTGGCCATGACCACCCGAACGATGCGAACGGCTACTTCATCGTGAAGCGCTACCCGATCGTAAAGAGCACAACGACCACCGCGCCGCTGCGCATGTAA
- a CDS encoding DUF4055 domain-containing protein, with translation MTDAVRKQSAEAIKLNEDCALVAALLGGTKAMRAAGKAYLPQWPGEDDETYKLRLAVATLFPAYSRTIDVLSAKPFSKPVTLGEDVPERLKPWLQNVDLAGRDLHSFLSEITQEAMGYGFSGILVDFPKAGNLVTKADEEAAGVRPYFVQIHVQNVLGWLPKTATSLEGLTQLRLLECVSEPDGDFDTKEIEQVRVLGRGTWQTWRQRETGSKKEWVLHEEGVTSLKIIPFVPVYGKRLGYMQATPPLLELAYTNVEHWQSKSDQQNILHVARVPILFARMLGEGGITVGAGTSVKAEHPDGDLKYVEHTGAAIEAGRLSILDLEDRMRQAGAELLVIKPGNVTESQTLADNEQGACALQKIATNVEDAADQALQLMADWVNEPEGGHVTVYKDFGAATLAEAGAELLLKSTQAGNMSKQSLHEELQRRGIRSPDVDWIEEQERLEAQGPELGVLPEPVVP, from the coding sequence ATGACCGACGCCGTACGCAAACAATCAGCCGAAGCCATAAAGCTGAACGAGGATTGCGCCCTGGTTGCCGCGCTGCTGGGCGGCACCAAGGCGATGCGCGCCGCCGGCAAGGCGTATTTGCCGCAGTGGCCGGGCGAGGATGACGAAACCTACAAGCTGCGCCTGGCCGTGGCCACGCTGTTCCCAGCCTATAGCCGCACCATCGACGTGCTCTCGGCCAAGCCGTTCAGCAAGCCGGTGACGCTGGGTGAGGACGTGCCGGAGCGCCTGAAGCCTTGGCTGCAAAACGTCGACCTGGCCGGCCGCGACCTGCACAGCTTCCTGTCCGAGATCACTCAGGAGGCGATGGGCTACGGCTTTTCCGGCATCCTGGTCGATTTTCCCAAGGCTGGCAATCTGGTGACCAAGGCCGACGAAGAGGCCGCCGGCGTGCGCCCGTACTTCGTCCAGATCCATGTGCAGAACGTCTTGGGCTGGCTGCCGAAGACCGCCACGAGCCTCGAAGGACTGACGCAGCTGCGCCTGCTGGAATGCGTGTCCGAGCCGGACGGCGACTTCGACACCAAGGAAATCGAACAGGTGCGCGTGCTGGGGCGCGGTACGTGGCAGACCTGGCGCCAGCGCGAGACTGGCAGCAAAAAGGAGTGGGTGCTGCACGAGGAGGGCGTCACCAGCCTGAAAATCATTCCGTTCGTGCCTGTCTACGGCAAGCGCCTGGGCTACATGCAGGCCACGCCGCCGCTGCTGGAGCTGGCATACACCAACGTCGAGCACTGGCAGAGCAAGAGCGACCAGCAGAATATCCTGCACGTCGCGCGCGTGCCGATTCTGTTTGCCCGCATGCTGGGCGAGGGCGGCATCACGGTCGGCGCCGGGACTTCGGTCAAGGCCGAGCATCCGGACGGCGACCTCAAATACGTTGAACATACCGGTGCTGCGATCGAGGCCGGCCGCCTGTCCATCCTCGATCTGGAAGATCGCATGCGCCAGGCCGGCGCCGAGCTGCTGGTGATCAAGCCAGGCAACGTGACGGAATCGCAGACGCTGGCCGACAACGAGCAGGGCGCCTGCGCGCTGCAGAAGATCGCGACCAACGTCGAGGACGCCGCCGACCAGGCGCTGCAGCTGATGGCCGACTGGGTGAATGAGCCAGAGGGTGGTCACGTCACTGTGTACAAAGACTTCGGCGCCGCCACCCTGGCCGAGGCCGGTGCCGAGCTGCTGCTGAAATCTACCCAAGCGGGC